The genomic window GCGAATATCAGTGTTCGTGAAGAAAATGAGCATGCAGGAGCAGGCAGTTTATACTAAATTGTCACCTCAATGCTCAACGGGGAGCTGGTTGGTGCATATCTGCTCACAACGTGCCCATCTTTGTCAACCAGAAACTTGGTGAAGTTCCATTTGATGCGTTCTCCAAACAGACCGCCTCTCTCTGACTTCAGGAACTTATACAACGGAGCAGCATTGCCGCCATTCACATCAACCTGGTTTGACAACTCTTGGTATATTTAGATCGGAACAATGCCCGTCTCGTTCCAATCTAACACATTACAGAGAGGTTCTTCATTGGATGTATGTACCTTGCCAAAAATAGGAAACTCTGCTTTGAAACGGGTGCAAGCAAACTCAGCAATCTGTTCATTGGTACCTGGCTCTTGTCCAACAAACTGGTTGCATGGGAACGCCAGTATTTCAAATCCTTACAAGT from Miscanthus floridulus cultivar M001 chromosome 11, ASM1932011v1, whole genome shotgun sequence includes these protein-coding regions:
- the LOC136492824 gene encoding probable phospholipid hydroperoxide glutathione peroxidase isoform X1, coding for MGAAESSSKLASSVHGFSVKDARGNDVELSRYKGKVLLIVNVASQCGLTNSNYTELGSLHKKYGEKGFEILAFPCNQFVGQEPGTNEQIAEFACTRFKAEFPIFGKLSNQVDVNGGNAAPLYKFLKSERGGLFGERIKWNFTKFLVDKDGHVVSRYAPTSSPLSIENDIQKLLEA
- the LOC136492824 gene encoding probable phospholipid hydroperoxide glutathione peroxidase isoform X2, which produces MGAAESSSKLASSVHGFSVKDARGNDVELSRYKGKVLLIVNVASQCGLTNSNYTELGSLHKKYGEKGFEILAFPCNQFVGQEPGTNEQIAEFACTRFKAEFPIFGKVDVNGGNAAPLYKFLKSERGGLFGERIKWNFTKFLVDKDGHVVSRYAPTSSPLSIENDIQKLLEA